In the Telopea speciosissima isolate NSW1024214 ecotype Mountain lineage chromosome 2, Tspe_v1, whole genome shotgun sequence genome, one interval contains:
- the LOC122651100 gene encoding uncharacterized protein LOC122651100 codes for MEEHNLLQPLISTTTNATAAATTEDDVTESTSPVMYRVALVIFIGILSIWANYEASKGFEVTIVNEAGDTPAGRRFALFFISDDKATRIVLSTSHFAEQVLYPKASHPKKQVNRVTLRLAGRNLTQAVVVNVSNNNEFDLHISPSVMEEINLKKAMVSAVQRGMARVWLWDGEMSAPTSLIDGIVEYVGISAGFASSSVSGCLDSPESSYDNSCWNDRDSLVVASFLTYCERVRNGFIGRLNQAMREGWHVRMIDDALGLPTQQLCSSYNSSTIEIPNTMGPTPG; via the coding sequence ATGGAGGAGCACAACCTCCTCCAACCGTTAATCTCCACAACCACCAATgccaccgccgccgccaccacagAAGACGATGTCACAGAATCAACCTCACCAGTCATGTACCGTGTTGCCTTGGTCATCTTCATCGGAATCTTATCCATTTGGGCAAATTATGAAGCCTCCAAAGGCTTTGAAGTAACCATCGTTAATGAAGCCGGAGATACCCCGGCAGGTCGTCGATTTGCGCTCTTCTTCATCTCCGATGACAAGGCAACCAGAATAGTCCTAAGTACGAGCCATTTCGCTGAACAAGTTCTCTACCCAAAGGCCAGCCACCCCAAGAAGCAAGTTAACCGTGTCACCTTGAGGCTCGCCGGCCGGAATTTAACACAGGCCGTGGTAGTCAACGTGAGCAACAACAACGAGTTTGATCTTCACATCAGCCCCTCGGTGATGGAAGAGATTAACCTAAAGAAGGCTATGGTCTCGGCGGTGCAACGAGGGATGGCTCGTGTATGGCTTTGGGATGGAGAGATGAGTGCCCCAACGTCCCTTATTGATGGAATAGTTGAGTACGTCGGAATCTCTGCGGGGTTTGCTTCATCGTCGGTTTCCGGCTGCCTAGACTCGCCGGAATCATCTTACGACAATAGTTGCTGGAATGATAGGGACAGTTTGGTTGTCGCAAGCTTCTTGACCTATTGTGAGCGGGTCAGGAATGGGTTCATTGGCCGGTTGAACCAAGCCATGCGTGAAGGGTGGCACGTGCGAATGATAGATGATGCGTTAGGTCTGCCAACTCAGCAGCTGTGCTCATCCTATAATTCTTCGACGATAGAGATACCAAACACAATGGGACCCACTCCAGGGTAG